A DNA window from Molothrus ater isolate BHLD 08-10-18 breed brown headed cowbird chromosome 2, BPBGC_Mater_1.1, whole genome shotgun sequence contains the following coding sequences:
- the POU3F3 gene encoding POU domain, class 3, transcription factor 3 — MAAATSNPYLPGNGILAAGSIVHADSGGGGGGGGGGMQPGSVAVTSVAGGYRGDPAAKMVQSDFMPGAMAASNGGHMLSHAHQWVTALPHAAAAAAAAAAAAAEAGSPWSGSPVGMTGSPQQPPPPPDVKGSGGRDDLHSGAALHHRPPHLGPPHQGHPAAWGAAAAAHLPSMAGGQQQQQSLLYSQPGGFTVNGMLSPPPGGQSLVHPGLVRGETPELGEHPGHHHHHHHQHPGHHPPHHGGVNSHDPHSDEDTPTSDDLEQFAKQFKQRRIKLGFTQADVGLALGTLYGNVFSQTTICRFEALQLSFKNMCKLKPLLNKWLEEADSSTGSPTSIDKIAAQGRKRKKRTSIEVSVKGALESHFLKCPKPSAQEITNLADSLQLEKEVVRVWFCNRRQKEKRMTPPGIQQQTPDDVYSQVGTVNSDTPPPHHGLQTSVQ, encoded by the coding sequence aTGGCCGCGGCCACCTCTAACCCCTACCTCCCCGGCAACGGCATCCTGGCGGCCGGCTCCATCGTCCACGCGGActcgggcggcggcggcggcggcggcggcggcggcatGCAGCCGGGGAGCGTGGCCGTCACCTCGGTGGCGGGCGGCTACCGCGGCGACCCGGCGGCCAAGATGGTCCAGAGCGACTTCATGCCGGGCGCCATGGCCGCCAGCAACGGCGGCCATATGCTGAGCCATGCCCACCAGTGggtgacagccctgccccacgccgccgccgccgccgccgccgccgccgccgctgccgccgaAGCGGGCTCGCCCTGGTCCGGCAGCCCCGTGGGCATGAcgggcagcccccagcagccgccgccgccgcccgaCGTCAAGGGCAGCGGCGGACGCGACGACCTGCACTCGGGCGCGGCGCTGCACCACCGGCCGCCCCACCTGGGCCCCCCGCACCAGGGGCACCCGGCGGCctggggggcggcggcggccgcccaCCTACCCTCCATGGCCggcgggcagcagcagcagcagtcgCTCCTCTACTCGCAGCCCGGGGGTTTCACGGTGAACGGCATGTTGAGCCCCCCCCCCGGCGGTCAGAGCCTGGTGCACCCGGGGCTCGTGCGCGGCGAGACGCCGGAGCTGGGCGAGCACCCCGggcatcaccaccaccaccaccaccagcaccccGGGCACCACCCGCCGCACCACGGCGGCGTCAACAGCCACGACCCGCACTCGGACGAGGACACGCCGACCTCCGACGACCTGGAGCAGTTCGCCAAGCAGTTCAAGCAGCGGCGGATTAAGCTGGGCTTCACCCAGGCCGACGTGGGGCTGGCGCTGGGCACCCTGTACGGCAACGTCTTCTCGCAGACCACCATATGCCGCTTCGaggccctgcagctcagcttcAAGAACATGTGCAAGCTGAAGCCTTTGTTGAACAAGTGGCTGGAGGAAGCCGACTCTTCCACGGGCAGTCCCACCAGCATCGACAAGATCGCcgcccagggcaggaagaggaagaagcgGACCTCCATCGAGGTGAGTGTCAAGGGGGCCTTGGAGAGCCACTTTCTGAAATGCCCCAAGCCCTCCGCCCAGGAGATTACGAACCTAGCGgacagcctgcagctggagaaggaggtggTCAGGGTTTGGTTTTGCAATCGGAGGCAGAAAGAGAAACGGATGACCCCCCCGGGGATCCAGCAGCAGACCCCCGACGATGTCTACTCCCAGGTCGGCACCGTCAACTCCGACACGCCGCCCCCTCACCACGGACTGCAGACCAGCGTGCAGTGA
- the LOC118689053 gene encoding proline-rich protein HaeIII subfamily 1-like isoform X2, with product MSPVVLSLPLSFLASLSRPKAAYPFSQRGVFLPRPGPGGLRRRAGGGGPDPAAPRTLPWPDGICPPCLQTGKRRRGAEPSPSPEMTQPLFQHRLPFGLAPFQKPSPSTPFFPAFLLPPPPRLTVTLKQPPPPPHASLPPAAPNSFLRTVGCGHLPLILIQRSCFWNWCVRLWCLPAEEEEITF from the exons ATGAGTCCCGTagtcctctccctgcccctgtctTTTCTGGCATCGCTAAGCAGACCGAAGGCGGCTTATCCCTTTTCCCAGCGTGGGGTTTTCCTTCCCCGTCCCGGCCCCGGGGGCTTGCGGAGAAGGGCGGGCGGAGGTGGTCCCGACCCCGCAGCGCCCCgcaccctgccctggcctgaTGGTATCtgtcctccctgcctgcagacaggGAAGCGGCGGAGGGGAGCTgagccctctcccagccccgAAATGACGCAGCCCCTGTTCCAGCATCGTCTCCCGTTTGGGCTGGCTCCATTTCAGAAGCCGTCTCCCTCCACCCCCTTCTTCCcagccttcctccttcctcctcctcctcgcctcACCGTCACTCtcaaacaaccccccccccctccccacgcCTCGCTTCCCCCCGCCGCCCCAAACTCCTTCCTCAGGACCGTGGGATGCGG gcatcTGCCCCTGATTTTAATCCAAAGGAGCTGCTTTTGGAACTGGTGTGTCCGGCTTTGGTGTTTGCCTGCTGAGGAAGAG
- the LOC118689053 gene encoding proline-rich protein HaeIII subfamily 1-like isoform X1 — protein sequence MSPVVLSLPLSFLASLSRPKAAYPFSQRGVFLPRPGPGGLRRRAGGGGPDPAAPRTLPWPDGICPPCLQTGKRRRGAEPSPSPEMTQPLFQHRLPFGLAPFQKPSPSTPFFPAFLLPPPPRLTVTLKQPPPPPHASLPPAAPNSFLRTVGCGHLPLILIQRSCFWNWCVRLWCLPAEEEAHSFLQSWYEDFSLSK from the exons ATGAGTCCCGTagtcctctccctgcccctgtctTTTCTGGCATCGCTAAGCAGACCGAAGGCGGCTTATCCCTTTTCCCAGCGTGGGGTTTTCCTTCCCCGTCCCGGCCCCGGGGGCTTGCGGAGAAGGGCGGGCGGAGGTGGTCCCGACCCCGCAGCGCCCCgcaccctgccctggcctgaTGGTATCtgtcctccctgcctgcagacaggGAAGCGGCGGAGGGGAGCTgagccctctcccagccccgAAATGACGCAGCCCCTGTTCCAGCATCGTCTCCCGTTTGGGCTGGCTCCATTTCAGAAGCCGTCTCCCTCCACCCCCTTCTTCCcagccttcctccttcctcctcctcctcgcctcACCGTCACTCtcaaacaaccccccccccctccccacgcCTCGCTTCCCCCCGCCGCCCCAAACTCCTTCCTCAGGACCGTGGGATGCGG gcatcTGCCCCTGATTTTAATCCAAAGGAGCTGCTTTTGGAACTGGTGTGTCCGGCTTTGGTGTTTGCCTGCTGAGGAAGAG